One region of Chryseobacterium muglaense genomic DNA includes:
- a CDS encoding DUF1896 domain-containing protein, with amino-acid sequence MDTQQKDLSYFRLRLQELLNTSFPEKANDEKFIQQRSSWAANAYDGAFRSGNAIEQCDEIANYILFEGLYFSKFDTVFQVVCNEFDTVMADEELRPFALKMFPICEPVFNNYELTDDFAYGYDFDLLYTEITGTIAIWIEENGLQ; translated from the coding sequence ATGGATACACAGCAAAAAGACCTATCGTATTTCAGATTACGATTACAAGAATTATTAAACACCAGCTTTCCTGAGAAAGCAAACGACGAGAAATTTATACAGCAACGTTCTTCGTGGGCTGCCAATGCTTATGACGGGGCTTTTCGCTCTGGAAACGCTATTGAGCAATGCGATGAAATAGCCAACTACATCTTGTTTGAAGGCTTGTACTTCTCCAAATTCGATACTGTTTTTCAGGTAGTCTGTAACGAGTTTGACACCGTAATGGCTGACGAGGAGCTAAGACCATTCGCTCTTAAAATGTTTCCAATCTGCGAGCCTGTTTTTAATAATTATGAGCTAACCGATGATTTCGCCTACGGTTATGATTTTGACCTGCTTTATACCGAAATAACCGGAACCATCGCTATTTGGATTGAGGAAAATGGGCTTCAGTAA